TTAAAATTCACACTGCACTGGGCCaagacatttttattcttaCTAAGTCCACTACTGAATCCCAACACAGCAaggatcttttttctttttttcatggctGTCTTTAAGGCAGGGAGAGTGCCTGGTCTGTAGCCTCCTGAGGCCCTCCTTCTCTGTCCACACACAGTGAAATATCAGGATAGGATCTTCACTACCAAAGCGGCACTAATCTTTCACAAATATGCCATTTTATAATAAAAAGTGATGTGCATGAGTCTCATAAACATAGGCAGGCACAAAGTGTAATTTGTGAGTTGAAAGTTgtacaaaaacatgtaaaacacaCCTTTGTCAAACCTGGACTTGACCTCTTCCACTGAATCGCTGAATCCAGATATTCTGTAGAGGCCTTCTGACTTCAGTCCTTGAGGagcaaacagaaaataaacaaccTTTCAGTCACTGTAAGGGCTGTCAGGAGTAATGGAGAAAAATTCAGCCACATAGAATTCCATGGCTAATTTAGGAAATGCCATTAAACGGTCTTAAATATGCATAAGAAATTGAGGATAAAATGTCCACAATGTCACACAGTGGAACAACATGGGCAGATGCAAATACTTTTCTGCATCACTGAGCAAAATAATAAAGACATAAATCAAACTTAGCTACAGACATATATTAGAGGGCAGACAATGAGGGAACCAACGAGTTTCCTACATAGTTGAATGATTTAACTGAAATGCAATCAACTAAGGCAGCAGGAAACAGAGTAATGTATTCCTCATTAAACATCTGCAATTACCAGCAGTCCCATCACTCCTCTCAAGCCCCTTCCCATTACCCACcccgacaaaaaaaaaaaaaaaaaaacattaactcaGTCAGTAATTGAATCAGATTTTTAACACTTCAACCTAAGTAGTATATATTGCAGATCGCTTACTGTAAAATTAAAGGGAAGCTATTTTACAGCGAGAAACAGAATCCTTGAACCTGAGAGCTGTCAGTTAATCAGTGTGTAGGATTACAGCTGTGGACtaacaaaaacagcatttatTGTGCCTGTCTTGTTATTTTCAGCTCTACTGCGTATATTTGAATCAGACAGAACACACTGAAGCTCACGAGCTCACGTTAGACTAACCTCTGGACTCGATCTCTCTTATGCACATGTCCACCACCATGGGTCGGGCTGTATTGCAAGCTTTAACTAGCGTGCTGAGGTCACAGCTGTAAACTTTCCGGATGTGTCTCAGGTCGGGTTTGCAGTTGTTTGGTACCAGAGATGAGCACTGCTTGTGGGTGTTCAAACCACAATctacagacacagaaagaagCACGCAAAGGGTTAAGTTCAGGCATATCTGTAGCATTAAAGTCACCATGAAAAAGGCAATATGACGTAATGAATGACTGCTtctagtttgttttttatactCAGAGCCTTTACACAGCGCTCAGCCCTGAGTTCATTTTGATTTGGCTCGCTGGTTTCATGTGTTTTTTGGCTTGCAAAGCAGTGTTAATCCCCTTGATCAATATCTGCCCCTGAAATGTCACAGGACCACTGGAGAGCTTTGGAGAGCTCTTTCTCTGCTACGCATGGCATTGGGCTCACCTTCGCTAAAGTCACCGCTAGAGGGGAGCTTGTTTAGTAGAAATGTATTAGCAATAAAAAAGGACAAACAGGACATTGACCAACGACagaaatttcatgttaaaatactccttttaaaaatagttagaaGAAATTGATACACCAATTTGAGGAAATatctttttttaaccaaatttTTCCTACTTCAGACATCGGCTGGCCCTCAGTGGGTGTTTAAATAGCCAGCCCAGCAGCACATTAGTCAAGATGATAGCATACTCAACACGATGTTTTGCCATCAGTCACAAGACCCGAGGCACAGCTGTTTCAGGGCAGGATTCACCTTGTAGGGAACAGAGGTGCCCGTGGAGAGCAGATGCAGACACTGCAGCGCTGCTTTGTAACAGAGACGCATGTTGGGAATTAGACGAACACTGAAAAAGCTGTGGCCCGGAGGAGGGACAGTCAGCACTGCTGTGTGCTCTATTCTTTTCCAAATCCAAGCTCACACACAATGGCTGTGGAAGCAGCAATTGAGGCGCTGCGGGCTATAGAAGACCTAGTTTCCCAGAGTAAAATGGGGCAGCTCTTTGAGCTCTTAGATCTTCAGAGCCATCTTCAAGTTCTATCAAAGGTTTTTTGACAATTGccatgtggggttttttttttctttatttgacaAATGTGACATCTTTTGAATCTCTCAAAAGAACTgctatgttttaattttaaataaaaaaaaaaagcttcttctGAAAGCTACATGTCTGGAAGACCTCAGATGATATTTTGATTAATATGGGCCCCTTGAGAAATTCACACTGCCTGAATTTATATGCATTGATGCTGAAATGTAATTACCTTAAGAGATGATTCTCTTAAGGACATGAGACAGGCACTATAATCGCAGAGGGGGCATGTCATCAGACACAAGGCTGCTGAGTTCCTATTGTCCATGCGAGTTCAACGGTAGCCCTGGGTCCCAGGTGGGGTGGGTGACGAGGAGCCCAGGGGACACCGGGAAACAGGGGATGATGCTTTGCTGTGCCGTCACCTCTGTCCTCTGTTGCTAAAGTAATGAAGATGCTGCTCAGTGTTTTAGAAGAGTTTCATTGGTGGCTGGGAGCTCATTTCTAATCAGCACATTATCAACATGTCTAATCAGCAGAGTTACCAGTCGAAACCGGTCTCTTTCTGACTGGAAGTGAAAACAAGAAGCATTACAAGTGTTTGTTAAAGGGactgttttttctcctcctaCCAAGTATTTAAGTTAAATAGGGGTTGAGCTGTGTGACCTAGCTCTTAGGTTGAAGCCGGCTGAATATTAATGTGTGTGGAAACAGTGCTCCTTCCCCACACTCCCATCTCTACTCCTCATTAAAGAGACATGCCAGCTTTGTTTTCCTTCACGGGCATGATGGGATGAGACTGGGGGGTGTACTCTGATGAGGAAATGTGGCACAACAAACACAAGCAGAGGCTGGCTTTCTGGCACCCGGCCAAAAGCAgttcacaaaaagaaaagggggtgggagaacattttttttttggtatgcAAATTCGAGCATCGTGTGAGACTTTGCTGCCCTAGATTCTGGGATCTGAGGTTGAGTCTGAAGGAATGGCAATGTATTAAAGTCGATAAAGGTTGGCTCCAAACATATGTGCCTTTATTTGGATtgttgttcaaaatcagcgcatTAATAATTAATATCAGAGCTCTCGCAGATTTATGTGACACACTTTGTTTCATCAATAAAACATCAAAGACAGGCATCAGACTATATTATAGTACTATTTCAGGATGGGAGAACGAATGCTTACAATGAAATGGGAATCTCACGTTTGAGTATGTGACAGACAAGAAAGTAAATACACTGCAACCATTTCCCTCACAGTAGCAGAGCTGAATGTGTGGATGTTATTTGTCACATAAAGACTGAAAATGCTTGTAGAGTGTTGGTGAATATTCTTAAAATGAGCCCATAATTCATAGAAAATAGACACCGAAATCTTCCACGAAAGCAACGAGAACTGTACTGTGTGCTTTCAGGCCTACGAGACTGcaaatgttctttaaaaatggaaacacagaaatcttttgtttttggtcACGCTGATGAGAGAATGTGAAGAAGCACTGAGGATTGTGGAGTTATGTGGAGTTATTATATTATTtcatcagtgtgtgaatgtgagagtgaatgaatagtggaattgtaaagcgctttgagggtcttaaaaagcgctatataaatgcaatccattattattattattatttattattatttaagactttaaaggggaaaaaaataaggaagtagatgagaaaaagaagctttttaCTTCATGTAACATATCTGTTACATCACAGTCACAGAGACCCCATTTCATTCTGTTACACAATTAATAATCCTTAAACTACTCAATAATCCAGCTCCAGATGCACTGAAAGCCAAGTAACCCATTTACAGCAATGCCCCACCACCAACgcaacaaaagaaaactgtAAAGTAATCAAGGGGTTTATGTAATGTGACTGAGAACAAGTCATACCTGCACATTTGACCCCCTGAGCCATCAGTCCCCACATGAAGCTGGCACAGTGCTCACACCAGTGAGGTCCCCGAAAGGTATGGACCTACAACAGAGAGGAGGACAGTGACAGATATTAGCGATGAAGTGCAATGACGAGATAGAAGGAAATGGTGGGTAGTTGCAGTGATTTCTCCAGGAGACCAGTGGGTGCTGCCACCTAAAATGACACAGTGGAGGAGGATTGTTGTTTAAACAGGCCCTCAAAATGACAATGCTTTGGCGGGTGCAGCCGTGACACTGAGTGGCAGAGGCTTTGCCATCATGGCGCAGCATGTTGTGACACCTCACGAGAGAAAAGGTGAGAGCTGTCAGGAAATAGTCTATGGAAAGACAACTTCTTGTGTAGCAGAGGAAGCCCCACGCTCCAGTAGCTAACGACAGCCTCACCAATCAGGGAGGCCTCTGGGAAAAAGAGCAAACCACTGCTCTCCCAGCATTTTTGCATTTAGCCATTAGCGATCTTAGATAAAAAGGCTTTTGTGTAGTATTGTTCGACTGTTAGATGTGTAGAAGTGTGGAGGCAATCGTGCTATAAAATATCcaaaaactgtaaacacaaaacactgacatcAATCGACTGGACTGATGTCATCCTTAGCCATGATTGCATGTTACCATACCACATCGTACTCTCAAAAGTACAATCTAATGTGGaccttttaattaatttaacacAGTAAATGTAAATATCAGCCCAATTTAAACTGGAAAGTTTGAAATTAGAAGACACAAAGTGCACGTTTCACTCATTATACTTCAAAATATTCTCTTGATTTTGATTTCACGCGCATAGTTTTCTCCTTTATGGCTGCAGAGGCTTCAAATTCTCTAAAGGTCgaaatgtaacattcagcaaaacaagagaacaaagcagcagagagagatgaGTGAGCATCAGCAGTTTAAAAGCCTTGACAGTAATATATCGCTCACTGTTCTCCATCCCATTAACCAGCCAAACTAGGAGAGTGAGCCTGAGCCAAACGGGGATACTGTCCGCCACTTTTTCTGCTCTCTATTGGCCTAATCTCTCCATCTGGTGCTCAAACTAACAGCAGTGGTTCACAGACCACCCAACAGATTTTCTTTTGATTAGGGCTCACTGGACAGACCAAAACAGCTCTGTTTTTCATCCCCCGTCTCCCTGTCAGTAACCCACACCCCTCCCCTTCGATCTCCCACAAGGGAAGCGAGAGCAGCAGCCCTGTGGCCACACATGATGAAATTAAACCAAGAGATGCAACAGCTGACAAGTGTTCTTTAAGTTGACTCATGCTCACCTTGAAATTGTGGGCTTTCTCAGATCTGGAGGGCCAGTCGCTCTCCTTCAGTGAAGCTCTGCGAACCAGTGAGGTGAGCTGCGAATAGGCGAACAGTTTAAGTGGCTGCCAAAAAGTGGCTGAAGGTTTTTGTGGCCCCATCCTCATCCCCAGGGCTGCGGCCAGAATATCCTCCTGATTGGCCTCACGCTTGGCCTTTTGCACCAGAGGCTTCTCTTCCTGGCAAACCTCATAGGACTCTCTAGATGGCATTCTGGAGCAAAaaaatggatgaaaaaaaaaacaaccccaggaaaaaaaatgggaaTAAACTCCTTGATGTTCAA
This is a stretch of genomic DNA from Pelmatolapia mariae isolate MD_Pm_ZW linkage group LG16_19, Pm_UMD_F_2, whole genome shotgun sequence. It encodes these proteins:
- the chn1 gene encoding N-chimaerin isoform X2, which codes for MPSRESYEVCQEEKPLVQKAKREANQEDILAAALGMRMGPQKPSATFWQPLKLFAYSQLTSLVRRASLKESDWPSRSEKAHNFKVHTFRGPHWCEHCASFMWGLMAQGVKCADCGLNTHKQCSSLVPNNCKPDLRHIRKVYSCDLSTLVKACNTARPMVVDMCIREIESRGLKSEGLYRISGFSDSVEEVKSRFDKDGEKTDISVNAYEDINIITGALKLYLRDLPVPVISFDAYPRFIEAAKLTDAEKKLEAFREALALLPPPHAETLKYLMAHLKRVTQNEKFNLMNAENLAIIFGPTLMRAPNTDAITALNDIRYQRQVVEVLIKKEDVLF
- the chn1 gene encoding N-chimaerin isoform X1, which encodes MSLRMPSRESYEVCQEEKPLVQKAKREANQEDILAAALGMRMGPQKPSATFWQPLKLFAYSQLTSLVRRASLKESDWPSRSEKAHNFKVHTFRGPHWCEHCASFMWGLMAQGVKCADCGLNTHKQCSSLVPNNCKPDLRHIRKVYSCDLSTLVKACNTARPMVVDMCIREIESRGLKSEGLYRISGFSDSVEEVKSRFDKDGEKTDISVNAYEDINIITGALKLYLRDLPVPVISFDAYPRFIEAAKLTDAEKKLEAFREALALLPPPHAETLKYLMAHLKRVTQNEKFNLMNAENLAIIFGPTLMRAPNTDAITALNDIRYQRQVVEVLIKKEDVLF